Proteins encoded in a region of the Procambarus clarkii isolate CNS0578487 chromosome 42, FALCON_Pclarkii_2.0, whole genome shotgun sequence genome:
- the LOC138373409 gene encoding uncharacterized protein — protein sequence MRLRTQPSHSEPNYHIQNSAIALKIHASHSEPTYHIQNPAITLRTHLSHSEPSHYSQNPVITLRTQLSQSEPSYHTQNPAIALRTQPSHSEPSRHTQNPAITLRTQPSHSEPSHHTQNPAITHRTQPSHSEPSHHTQNLTITLKTQPSHTEPSHSETSHHNQNPIITLRTQPSHSEPSHHTQNPDNPFKTKPSHSEPNHHTQNPAITLKTQPSHAEPSHSETSHHIQNPAITLRT from the coding sequence ATgagactcagaacccagccatcacattcAGAACCCAACTATCACATTCAGAACTCAGCCATCGCACTCAAAATCCacgcatcacactcagaacccacctatcacattcagaacccagccatcacactcagaacccacctATCACATTCAGAACCCAGCCATTACTCTCAGAACCCAgttatcacactcagaacccagttaTCACAATCAGAACCCAgttatcacactcagaacccagcaatcgcactcagaacccagccatcacactcagaacccagccgtcACACTCAAAATCCAGCCattacactcagaacccagccatcacactcagaaccaagccatcacactcagaacccagccatcacacacagaacccagccatctcattcagaacccagccatcacactcagaacctaaCCATCACACTcaaaacccagccatcacacacaGAACCCAGCCACTCGGAAACCAGCCATCACAATCAGAACCCAATTATCACActtagaacccagccatcacactcggaacccagccatcacactcagaacccagacaACCCATTCAAAACAAAACCATCACATTCAGAACCaaaccatcacactcagaacccagcaatCACACTcaaaacccagccatcacacgcaGAACCCAGCCACTCGGAAACCAGCCATCAcattcagaacccagccatcacactcagaacctaa